The following coding sequences are from one Dehalococcoidales bacterium window:
- the ruvC gene encoding crossover junction endodeoxyribonuclease RuvC, with translation MIILGVDPGTIAMGYGIIAGKDDEISLVDYGSLNPAPRSPIGERLSYLYNQLLEIVARYQPDAVAVEQPFLAKNVKSALAIGRAQAVAFLVADYKGIPSYEYTPARIKQRVANYGASSKEQIQEMVRLQLKLSQVPEPNDAADALAVALCHLS, from the coding sequence CTACGGGATAATAGCCGGCAAAGACGATGAAATAAGTCTGGTCGATTACGGTTCTCTTAATCCTGCGCCACGCTCCCCAATCGGGGAGCGTTTGAGTTATCTCTATAATCAGCTCCTGGAAATTGTGGCACGCTATCAGCCTGATGCTGTCGCTGTAGAGCAACCTTTTCTGGCCAAAAATGTCAAGTCGGCGCTGGCCATCGGCCGTGCTCAAGCGGTGGCTTTCCTGGTCGCCGACTACAAGGGAATCCCCAGCTATGAATATACCCCCGCCCGGATAAAGCAGCGGGTAGCCAACTACGGTGCCAGCTCCAAGGAGCAGATTCAGGAGATGGTCAGGCTTCAGCTCAAGCTATCCCAGGTTCCGGAACCAAACGATGCCGCTGATGCCCTGGCAGTAGCCCTCTGCCACCTCAGTG